One window of Sphingobacteriales bacterium genomic DNA carries:
- a CDS encoding cupin domain-containing protein produces the protein MLPKVTQLFELPQILPDAAFEPEIFETLAEGNGIKIERIISKGHVTKSEFWYEQNTDEWVMLLQGTAILLFDQDSGEELTLHTGQAILIPAYRRHRVIFTSTKPPCVWLAIHANFTNAS, from the coding sequence ATGCTGCCAAAAGTAACCCAACTTTTTGAACTTCCACAAATTTTGCCCGATGCGGCTTTCGAACCTGAGATATTTGAAACATTAGCAGAAGGCAATGGCATAAAAATAGAACGGATTATCTCTAAAGGACATGTAACCAAATCTGAATTTTGGTATGAACAAAATACTGATGAATGGGTAATGCTGCTTCAGGGAACAGCAATACTGTTGTTTGATCAAGATTCGGGAGAAGAATTAACCCTTCATACAGGTCAGGCCATTTTAATACCGGCCTATAGAAGGCATAGAGTAATTTTTACCTCAACAAAGCCTCCTTGTGTCTGGCTGGCTATTCATGCAAATTTTACAAATGCTTCTTAG
- a CDS encoding TlpA family protein disulfide reductase has protein sequence MPFKTFKNAIPFFLFLMMFNFNSCQNNRTDSNKTRDDSPKRVLSEGRWRATLRLSETETLPFNFDLFRNPDNTYKLDIINADERIKVTDISIVEDSITITLPVFGSQIKGKFNDRRILGSWFNYAKGPDYQLDFYAIFGDSTRFDAPIAEYNATVSGRWAVMFIADDKKSKTDAIGVFEQEGTKVTGTFLTSTGDYRFLEGIIADRDLMLSCFDGAHAFLFKAYVNDEGDLDGHFWSGNHSHEIWIGIRDDTVSMPDPFELTRLKSNKNKLVFTLPDISNKQVSLTDEQFNNKVTLVQIMGTWCPNCMDETAFYVDLYDQYKDKGLEIIAVAFEAGESLDKAKPAIERYIKHFNIQYPVVYGGKASKSKALEAFPVLNSFTSFPTTLFLDRQGNIRKIHTGFMGPATGIEFETYKQEIHKLLQELLKESS, from the coding sequence ATGCCTTTTAAAACTTTTAAAAACGCAATTCCTTTTTTTTTGTTTTTAATGATGTTTAACTTTAACTCTTGCCAAAATAACCGGACTGACTCAAATAAGACCCGGGATGATAGCCCCAAACGAGTATTGTCTGAAGGCAGATGGAGGGCAACTTTGCGTCTTTCAGAAACTGAAACTTTGCCTTTTAATTTTGATTTGTTTAGAAATCCGGACAATACTTATAAATTGGATATCATCAATGCAGATGAAAGAATAAAAGTAACGGATATCTCAATAGTTGAAGATTCTATTACAATTACTTTGCCGGTTTTTGGCTCTCAGATAAAAGGGAAATTTAACGATAGAAGAATTTTAGGCAGTTGGTTTAATTATGCAAAAGGTCCCGATTATCAACTTGATTTTTATGCCATATTTGGGGATAGTACAAGATTTGATGCCCCAATAGCCGAATATAATGCCACTGTCAGTGGGCGTTGGGCGGTTATGTTTATTGCCGATGACAAGAAAAGCAAAACAGATGCTATAGGCGTGTTTGAACAGGAAGGAACAAAAGTAACCGGGACTTTTTTAACCTCTACAGGAGATTATCGCTTTCTGGAAGGCATTATAGCGGACAGAGATTTAATGTTATCCTGTTTTGATGGTGCTCATGCTTTTCTTTTTAAAGCTTATGTCAATGACGAAGGCGATTTGGACGGCCATTTTTGGTCAGGAAATCACTCACATGAAATATGGATAGGGATCAGAGATGATACAGTTTCGATGCCCGATCCTTTCGAACTTACCCGATTAAAATCTAACAAAAATAAACTTGTTTTTACTTTACCTGACATATCGAACAAACAGGTATCATTGACAGATGAACAGTTTAACAACAAAGTTACATTAGTTCAGATTATGGGAACTTGGTGCCCTAATTGTATGGATGAAACTGCATTTTATGTTGATTTGTATGATCAGTATAAAGATAAAGGACTCGAAATAATTGCGGTAGCTTTTGAAGCCGGAGAATCTTTAGACAAAGCAAAGCCTGCCATTGAAAGATATATCAAACATTTCAATATTCAATATCCGGTCGTTTATGGCGGAAAAGCTTCTAAATCAAAAGCTTTAGAGGCATTCCCGGTTTTAAATAGTTTTACTTCTTTTCCGACTACTTTGTTTTTAGACAGACAGGGGAATATCAGAAAAATTCATACCGGATTTATGGGACCTGCAACAGGCATTGAATTTGAAACATACAAACAGGAAATTCACAAACTTTTACAGGAACTTCTAAAGGAAAGCAGTTGA
- a CDS encoding M61 family metallopeptidase, with product MLAQPTLSYSVAMDEPSTHYFTVEMNISNLKTDSLCLKMAVWTPGSYLVREFSRKVDGFSVTDEKGIELPHIKTQKNTWCINDIGSSGAIKVKYQVYSFELSVRTSFLDSEMAFISPSSVFMYVDGHQQIPSTLKIKPYGEWKQISTALKPVNTNNNWTLQVPDYDTLADSPILIGNHEVINFMAAGIPHVLAVSGPGNHKIEKMAKDIPPILEAATAIFGEHPCSDYTFLQINTQSMGGGLEHLHSTALMNPRWGFEPESNYQKWLGLVAHEYFHLWNVKRLRPIELGPFDYESENYTRLLWVAEGFTSYYDDLILKRANVLDAKTYLGILAGNIAGVDSKPGTLVQNLAESSLDAWIKYYRPDENSDNTTVSYYNGGAVLAAMLDLAIRNETKGKKNLDDVMRFLYAEYYKKQSRGFSEQEFIQGVEKVAGVPMKTFFSDHVYDTKLMDYNKYLNYAGLQLVNNANNKGPALGINTNLTNNQLIISKIKRGSCAYKFGLSVNDEILAINDFRVNSENDLKNTISRYQVGDTVSFLVNRSGIIKNISVQLESLEEYNYKIEKLQQATSLQKEIYKDWMGEKF from the coding sequence ATGCTTGCACAACCAACTTTGTCTTATTCGGTTGCAATGGATGAACCGAGTACCCATTATTTTACGGTAGAAATGAATATTTCTAATTTAAAAACAGATTCATTGTGCTTAAAAATGGCTGTCTGGACTCCGGGTTCTTATTTAGTCAGAGAATTTTCGAGGAAAGTTGATGGCTTTTCGGTTACCGATGAAAAAGGAATTGAACTTCCACATATAAAAACTCAGAAAAATACCTGGTGCATTAATGATATCGGATCTTCCGGAGCAATCAAAGTAAAATATCAGGTTTATTCGTTCGAGTTAAGCGTAAGAACCAGTTTTTTAGACTCTGAAATGGCATTTATAAGCCCAAGCAGTGTATTTATGTACGTTGATGGACATCAGCAAATCCCTTCGACATTAAAAATTAAACCTTATGGTGAATGGAAACAAATTTCAACTGCCTTAAAGCCGGTCAACACAAACAATAATTGGACACTTCAAGTACCTGATTATGATACATTGGCTGATTCACCAATCTTAATTGGCAATCATGAAGTGATTAATTTTATGGCTGCGGGAATTCCTCATGTTTTAGCGGTTTCCGGTCCCGGAAATCACAAAATTGAAAAAATGGCCAAAGATATTCCTCCAATTTTAGAGGCAGCTACTGCGATTTTTGGCGAACATCCCTGCTCAGATTATACTTTCTTGCAAATTAATACACAAAGTATGGGTGGAGGCTTGGAACATCTGCATTCAACAGCTTTGATGAACCCGCGTTGGGGCTTTGAGCCTGAAAGCAATTATCAAAAATGGTTGGGATTAGTGGCACATGAATATTTTCACCTTTGGAATGTGAAACGGCTAAGACCCATTGAACTCGGCCCATTTGATTATGAATCAGAAAACTATACTCGGTTGCTTTGGGTTGCCGAAGGATTTACCAGTTATTATGATGATTTGATTTTAAAACGTGCAAATGTGCTGGACGCAAAAACCTACTTAGGAATATTGGCAGGTAATATTGCAGGGGTTGACAGCAAACCGGGAACTTTGGTTCAAAATCTGGCCGAATCAAGTTTAGATGCCTGGATAAAATATTACCGGCCTGATGAAAACTCAGATAATACAACAGTCAGCTATTATAACGGAGGTGCAGTGTTGGCAGCAATGTTAGACCTTGCCATCAGAAACGAAACCAAGGGTAAAAAAAATTTAGACGATGTGATGCGGTTTCTTTATGCCGAATATTACAAAAAACAAAGCAGAGGTTTTTCTGAACAGGAATTTATTCAGGGAGTTGAAAAAGTTGCGGGAGTTCCGATGAAAACTTTCTTTAGCGACCATGTATATGATACCAAGTTGATGGATTATAACAAGTATTTGAATTATGCAGGCTTGCAATTGGTCAATAATGCGAACAACAAAGGACCTGCCTTGGGGATTAACACAAATCTTACCAATAATCAGCTTATCATCAGCAAAATTAAAAGAGGTAGTTGTGCTTACAAATTCGGACTAAGTGTTAATGATGAAATTTTGGCAATCAACGATTTCAGAGTAAATTCAGAAAATGATTTAAAAAATACTATTTCCCGGTATCAGGTTGGCGATACGGTTTCTTTTTTAGTCAATCGTTCCGGAATTATTAAAAACATTTCTGTTCAGTTGGAATCATTAGAAGAGTACAACTACAAAATTGAAAAACTTCAACAAGCCACATCTTTACAAAAGGAAATCTATAAAGATTGGATGGGTGAAAAATTCTGA
- a CDS encoding 30S ribosomal protein S20 — protein sequence MAHHKSALKRIRQTEKRRLHNRFFKKTTRNMVKKLRLTHEQGEAEKMLPGVVSMIDKLAKKGLFHKNKASNLKSKLSRFVTKLGQESHHHHKPKKTS from the coding sequence ATGGCACACCATAAGTCCGCATTAAAAAGAATTCGACAGACTGAAAAGAGGCGTTTGCACAACCGTTTTTTCAAAAAAACTACCAGAAACATGGTTAAGAAACTTCGCCTTACACATGAGCAAGGAGAAGCTGAAAAAATGTTACCCGGAGTTGTCAGCATGATAGATAAATTAGCTAAAAAAGGGTTATTTCACAAAAATAAAGCTTCAAATCTAAAATCTAAACTCTCCAGGTTTGTAACTAAACTCGGGCAAGAGTCTCATCATCATCACAAACCGAAAAAAACATCGTAA
- a CDS encoding PLP-dependent transferase — translation MDLSYILNHLGEDRENYKNAVSPPVFQSSNFTFQDIAAMRQALKHEKDVPFYTRGCNPTVAILRKKIAALEKAEDSLIFSSGSAAIASAVLSQVKSGDHIFCVQKPYSWTNKLLNNFLTRFGVESTMIDGTNPANYEKAIKENTRLLFLESPNSITFELQDIANTAKIAQKHGLITVIDNSYATPLYQTPIEMGIDIVTHSASKYLGGHSDIVAGVLCSNSRIIQKIFESEFMTLGGIISPNDAWLIIRGLRTLPLRLKRVSETTAEVVQFLEQQSWIKKVYYPFSASHPQFDLAKKQMSGCGGLFSVEVNSESIDQVEKFCDALNYFILACSWGGHESLVFPMSVLYTSENYGQIQNQIPWNLIRFYIGLEDADVLIRDLTEAAIKSDLITN, via the coding sequence ATGGATTTGTCATATATATTAAATCATTTGGGAGAAGACCGCGAAAACTATAAAAATGCAGTCTCCCCACCTGTTTTTCAAAGCAGCAATTTCACCTTTCAGGATATTGCGGCAATGCGTCAGGCATTGAAACATGAAAAAGATGTTCCTTTTTATACAAGAGGTTGTAATCCAACAGTTGCAATTTTGAGGAAAAAAATTGCAGCACTTGAAAAGGCAGAAGATTCTTTGATTTTTAGCAGTGGTAGCGCCGCAATTGCTTCGGCGGTGTTGTCTCAAGTAAAATCCGGAGATCATATTTTTTGTGTTCAGAAACCATATAGCTGGACCAACAAACTCCTGAATAACTTCCTAACGCGTTTTGGAGTGGAATCCACCATGATTGATGGCACTAATCCTGCTAATTATGAAAAGGCAATCAAAGAGAACACCCGGTTATTGTTTCTTGAAAGCCCTAATTCCATCACTTTTGAACTACAGGATATTGCTAATACAGCGAAGATAGCCCAAAAGCACGGATTGATAACTGTTATTGACAACAGTTATGCCACTCCGCTATACCAAACACCCATTGAAATGGGAATTGATATTGTTACTCATTCTGCAAGCAAATATTTAGGTGGACATAGCGATATTGTAGCCGGTGTTTTGTGCAGTAATTCAAGAATCATCCAAAAAATCTTTGAATCTGAGTTTATGACATTAGGTGGAATTATTTCTCCAAACGATGCATGGCTGATAATAAGAGGATTGCGAACTTTACCTCTTCGCCTAAAAAGGGTTTCTGAAACCACTGCCGAAGTAGTTCAGTTTTTAGAACAACAAAGTTGGATTAAAAAGGTCTATTACCCATTCTCTGCCTCACATCCTCAGTTTGATTTGGCAAAAAAGCAAATGAGCGGTTGCGGTGGGTTATTTTCGGTCGAGGTTAATTCTGAAAGTATTGACCAGGTCGAAAAATTTTGCGATGCTTTGAACTATTTTATATTAGCTTGCTCTTGGGGAGGACATGAATCTTTGGTATTCCCTATGTCTGTGCTTTATACCTCTGAAAATTATGGTCAGATACAAAACCAAATCCCCTGGAATCTGATTCGTTTTTACATTGGCCTTGAAGATGCAGATGTTTTGATTCGTGATTTAACAGAAGCTGCAATAAAAAGCGATTTGATTACAAATTGA
- a CDS encoding MoxR family ATPase produces the protein MHFSGTDSYIATRELMIAVDSAIKLQRPLLIKGEPGTGKTVLAYEIAQFFNYPLYTWHIKSTTKALQGLYEYDAVSRLRDSQLGDEKVHHISNYIKPGQIWQAFEANQQVVLLIDEIDKADIEFPNDLLQELDRMEFYCHELQVTIKAKHRPIILITSNNEKELPDAFLRRCFFHFIRFPDKETMKQIIQVHFSNLDSRLIHNAMAVFYNLREVRGLKKKPSTSELLDWLKLLILGKVGSSDLEMVDLKEHFPPFLGALLKSEQDLVLLEKQQKRYN, from the coding sequence ATGCACTTTTCAGGAACCGATTCATATATTGCTACCCGTGAGTTGATGATAGCTGTTGATTCAGCAATCAAGTTACAACGCCCCTTGTTGATTAAAGGAGAGCCCGGAACCGGTAAAACGGTGTTAGCTTATGAAATAGCACAGTTTTTTAATTATCCGCTATATACCTGGCATATTAAATCAACCACAAAAGCGCTTCAAGGATTGTATGAGTATGATGCAGTTTCGAGATTGCGTGATTCACAGTTAGGAGATGAAAAGGTGCATCACATCTCCAATTATATAAAACCCGGTCAGATATGGCAGGCATTTGAAGCCAATCAACAGGTTGTTTTGCTGATTGATGAAATTGATAAAGCCGATATCGAATTTCCAAACGATTTGCTTCAGGAATTAGACAGAATGGAATTTTATTGTCATGAATTACAGGTAACTATCAAAGCAAAACATCGCCCTATCATTCTGATTACATCCAATAATGAAAAAGAATTGCCGGATGCTTTTCTTCGGCGTTGTTTTTTTCATTTTATACGGTTTCCGGATAAAGAAACCATGAAACAAATCATTCAGGTTCATTTTTCAAATTTAGATTCGCGGCTGATTCACAATGCTATGGCTGTTTTTTATAACTTAAGGGAGGTGCGTGGGTTAAAAAAGAAGCCTTCTACCAGCGAATTATTAGATTGGTTGAAACTGCTCATTTTGGGTAAAGTTGGAAGCAGTGATTTAGAAATGGTGGATTTAAAAGAACATTTCCCCCCCTTTTTAGGGGCTTTACTCAAGAGTGAGCAAGATTTAGTACTATTAGAAAAGCAACAAAAAAGATATAATTGA
- a CDS encoding class I SAM-dependent methyltransferase codes for MFYMQTAERVSSQDLTDNVIYQRHIVAYEFASKHIHGRVLEVGSGEGYGINILAPFADEYVAIDKYQTQLPDSASNFKHVQFMQVNVPPLPFQEHSFDSVVTFQVIEHIDQDKEFVNEIYRVLKPGGVLILTTPNRTMSLTRNPWHIREYTPTELKSLLEQNFSNTDIQGVFGNEKVMEYYEKNKASVKKFTRFDLFNLQYNLPRWMLQIPYDLLNRINRRLLFKGNNQLVSNIRLSDYYTAPATSQCFDLLAIATKTQ; via the coding sequence ATTTTTTATATGCAAACCGCCGAACGAGTTTCTTCACAAGATCTGACCGACAATGTAATTTATCAAAGACATATAGTAGCTTATGAATTTGCTTCAAAACATATACATGGTAGGGTTTTGGAAGTTGGAAGCGGGGAAGGTTATGGGATTAATATCTTAGCTCCTTTTGCAGACGAGTATGTTGCAATTGACAAATACCAAACTCAACTACCTGATTCGGCTTCAAATTTCAAGCATGTTCAGTTTATGCAGGTAAATGTTCCACCCTTGCCTTTTCAGGAACATAGTTTTGATTCGGTGGTAACGTTTCAGGTGATTGAGCATATTGACCAGGACAAGGAGTTTGTGAACGAAATTTACCGGGTTTTGAAGCCCGGAGGAGTTTTGATCTTAACAACTCCCAACCGGACGATGTCCTTGACCAGAAATCCATGGCATATCAGGGAATACACCCCAACAGAATTGAAATCACTGCTGGAACAAAATTTTTCAAACACAGATATTCAGGGTGTTTTTGGAAATGAAAAGGTGATGGAATACTATGAAAAAAACAAAGCATCGGTTAAAAAATTTACCAGATTCGATCTGTTTAATCTTCAGTATAATTTACCGAGATGGATGCTTCAAATTCCGTATGACCTGCTCAATCGGATTAACCGCAGATTATTGTTCAAAGGAAATAACCAATTAGTCAGCAACATTCGTTTGTCTGATTATTACACAGCACCGGCTACCTCACAGTGTTTTGATTTGTTGGCTATTGCTACAAAAACTCAATAA
- a CDS encoding DUF2723 domain-containing protein, which produces MNFQTFKHVNNIAGWLIFLIAASVYTLTMEATVSLWDCGEFIASVYKQQVVHPPGAQMFIILGRLFNVLAFGKPELVALTMNFMSAVCSGFAMMFLFWITTHMARKLVNPYNANELTMDQVIAIIGAGAIAGLCGTFLDSVWFSAVEGEVYAMSLMWTAMVFWGIIKWENRADSPYGDRWLLFVAFAIGTSIFVHWLNLLCIPAMTLVYYFRRYEPTVKGAFIAFFIGLGIVGFILKFVITGLIDIATGIELFLVNGMGMPFNSGLIVFLLLFLGGFTFALYYTYKKSKTAVHNLLLGCMFIFIGYSAIVATVIRSNSHPNIDMNSPRDLVSLSSYLNREQYGSRPFLFGQYYTAEVEDIEETGVKYARGVDKYEEVGKKIDYVYKGKKTIFPRLYDISPQFKADYERWLGHKREPTFADNLKFFFNYQIGHMYMRYFMWNFAGRQNDEQGMGGRKEGNWLSGISFIDGMRLGNQSVMPEHMKSSDSRNYYFFLPLLLGLLGMVFQFTNNKRSALVILLLFFFTGMAIIIQGNSPPVEPRERDYIFAGSFWAFSIWVGLGVIALHDLLKEKLKGKSAAIVAFCAALLVPIIMGFQGWDDHNRSNRFGARDFAANYLNSCAPNSIIFTQGDNDTYPLWYAQEVENIRRDVRVVNLSLLGVDWYINQLRRKVNDADPVPMSYDSLKIRGSKRDVVYFKEDPQRAPVGQYFALQDILKFIGDDRLSYLQQAGVNYFPTKTVSFKVDKQAVSASNAIAPEDNVKIVDDIKWTINKNSLYKNDLMTLDIIAANNWKRPIYFAISVSPESYLGLDKYFQLEGLAYRLVPVEVEPTIDPLTGKPDRSQRGRVNPDIMYDNLMNKFKFGNLGDENVHVDSDLSRMVFNFRGNYARLASALIEKGDNKRAVEVLDRCIEMMPDHTAPYNFYMYTIIEAYFLAGAYDKSNPLAEQVANRLIEELKYINKLPKRDQAAYEQELQLNEYFISRFAALAKQKGQVEFSNKLESMLEGL; this is translated from the coding sequence ATGAATTTTCAAACTTTCAAGCATGTAAACAATATTGCCGGGTGGCTGATTTTCCTGATAGCAGCATCGGTATATACGCTCACGATGGAAGCTACAGTCAGCCTTTGGGATTGTGGCGAGTTTATCGCATCAGTTTACAAACAACAGGTTGTTCACCCTCCGGGAGCTCAGATGTTTATCATTCTTGGTCGTCTTTTTAATGTGCTCGCCTTTGGGAAACCTGAGTTGGTGGCATTAACCATGAACTTTATGTCTGCCGTTTGTAGCGGTTTTGCCATGATGTTTTTATTTTGGATTACTACACACATGGCAAGAAAACTTGTAAACCCTTACAATGCGAATGAGTTGACCATGGATCAGGTGATTGCAATCATTGGAGCCGGTGCAATCGCAGGGCTTTGCGGTACTTTTTTAGACAGCGTCTGGTTTTCGGCAGTAGAAGGTGAGGTTTATGCAATGTCCCTTATGTGGACAGCGATGGTGTTTTGGGGAATTATTAAATGGGAAAACAGGGCAGATTCTCCTTATGGTGACAGATGGTTATTGTTTGTAGCTTTTGCAATCGGCACTTCGATTTTTGTACATTGGTTAAACCTTCTTTGTATTCCTGCAATGACTTTGGTTTATTATTTCCGCAGGTATGAACCTACCGTAAAAGGGGCATTTATTGCATTTTTTATAGGGTTAGGAATTGTAGGTTTTATTCTGAAATTTGTAATTACCGGACTGATTGATATAGCTACAGGCATTGAATTGTTTTTAGTGAACGGCATGGGGATGCCTTTTAACAGTGGATTAATCGTATTTTTATTGTTATTTTTAGGAGGTTTTACCTTTGCTTTATATTACACCTACAAAAAAAGCAAAACTGCGGTTCACAACCTGCTTTTAGGTTGCATGTTTATTTTTATAGGTTATTCAGCTATAGTTGCGACTGTTATCCGGTCTAATTCGCACCCCAATATAGACATGAACAGTCCTCGCGATCTGGTTAGTCTTTCTTCTTATCTGAACCGAGAACAATATGGTTCGCGTCCTTTCCTTTTCGGTCAATATTATACGGCTGAAGTTGAAGATATCGAAGAAACCGGAGTGAAATATGCAAGAGGTGTGGACAAATACGAAGAAGTAGGCAAGAAAATTGATTATGTCTATAAAGGCAAAAAAACCATTTTCCCGCGGTTGTATGATATCAGTCCACAGTTTAAAGCCGACTATGAACGTTGGTTAGGTCATAAACGAGAGCCTACTTTTGCCGACAACCTCAAGTTTTTCTTCAATTATCAAATCGGTCACATGTATATGCGTTATTTCATGTGGAATTTTGCCGGACGGCAAAACGATGAACAAGGAATGGGCGGGAGAAAAGAAGGAAACTGGCTGAGCGGAATTTCATTTATTGATGGAATGAGGTTGGGAAATCAATCTGTAATGCCTGAACACATGAAGAGTTCAGATTCGAGAAACTATTATTTCTTCCTTCCCTTGTTGCTTGGATTGTTGGGCATGGTGTTTCAATTCACCAACAATAAAAGAAGTGCTTTGGTCATCTTACTCTTGTTTTTCTTTACCGGAATGGCCATTATCATACAGGGTAATTCTCCTCCGGTCGAACCCAGAGAACGAGACTATATATTTGCCGGATCTTTCTGGGCATTCAGTATATGGGTAGGCTTGGGCGTTATAGCTCTCCATGATTTGTTAAAAGAGAAATTAAAAGGAAAATCTGCAGCAATTGTTGCTTTTTGTGCTGCTTTATTAGTGCCTATCATTATGGGATTTCAGGGTTGGGACGATCACAACCGTTCTAACCGTTTCGGTGCCAGAGATTTTGCAGCAAATTATCTTAATTCCTGTGCGCCAAATTCAATCATTTTTACTCAGGGAGACAACGATACTTATCCTCTTTGGTATGCACAGGAAGTTGAAAATATCAGACGTGATGTAAGGGTCGTGAATTTAAGTCTTTTAGGCGTTGATTGGTATATCAATCAATTGCGCCGCAAGGTAAATGATGCCGACCCTGTTCCTATGTCTTATGATTCCTTAAAAATCAGAGGCTCAAAAAGGGATGTTGTCTATTTTAAAGAAGACCCTCAACGTGCACCTGTAGGGCAGTATTTTGCACTTCAGGATATTTTAAAGTTTATTGGTGATGACAGGCTTTCTTATTTGCAACAGGCAGGAGTAAATTACTTCCCCACAAAAACAGTCAGTTTCAAAGTTGATAAACAAGCCGTTTCAGCAAGTAATGCCATTGCCCCCGAAGACAATGTTAAAATTGTGGATGATATCAAATGGACCATCAACAAAAACAGTTTGTACAAAAATGACCTGATGACTTTAGACATCATTGCTGCTAATAACTGGAAACGTCCCATCTATTTTGCCATCTCTGTCAGCCCCGAAAGTTATTTAGGACTTGACAAGTATTTTCAGCTCGAAGGGCTTGCCTATCGTTTGGTTCCGGTTGAAGTAGAACCAACTATTGACCCTCTGACCGGAAAACCCGATCGTTCCCAAAGAGGCAGAGTCAATCCTGACATCATGTACGACAATCTGATGAACAAATTTAAGTTCGGAAATCTGGGTGATGAAAACGTCCATGTTGACTCCGATTTGAGCCGCATGGTGTTTAACTTCAGAGGTAACTATGCCAGATTGGCCTCGGCTTTAATTGAAAAGGGAGACAATAAAAGAGCTGTTGAAGTACTTGACAGATGTATAGAAATGATGCCTGACCATACTGCTCCTTATAATTTTTACATGTACACCATCATCGAAGCCTATTTTTTAGCAGGAGCTTATGACAAATCCAATCCATTGGCTGAACAAGTTGCAAACAGGCTGATTGAAGAGCTTAAATACATCAACAAACTACCCAAAAGAGATCAAGCCGCTTACGAACAGGAATTACAACTGAATGAGTATTTTATAAGTCGTTTTGCTGCGCTTGCAAAACAAAAAGGACAGGTAGAATTTTCGAACAAACTGGAAAGTATGTTAGAAGGATTATAG
- a CDS encoding GWxTD domain-containing protein: MSFTKSKKIQSGFGNFHSPFVPIVLTSLLYLIAVFNACKTSHLTQNVAYRYSGKSAVPELKVKTHFISEDSVKIYLGLSTSEINFDTAGLAYFSILFRLYENENGKPNLLRDSLQILTVASFNNTPTTIFEVNIAAPSQRNYFLTVYLVEENTRKGYKGQTGIWRNRPENKQDEQNYFIKNANQDEVMFSNITKINTPLRLFYKNKTYSHFTIYYYKPIKNMALPPYSTLQEVPIHLKPDSIFFTTAFLNPNQEGLYYIQADTNRLSGLSILCVDSSFPKITTASDLIESLRYITRNEEYEQMMKATNPKAAVDEFWLTRAGSPNRGKVLIKEFYSRVQRANVFFTTYKEGWKTDRGIIYIIYGQPDIVNIFPDSENWTYYPKGNQSKLQFQFVREELPFTIHHYRLIKNPDYEMSWQNAVYEWRNGFINNLTE, encoded by the coding sequence ATGAGTTTTACAAAATCAAAAAAAATTCAATCGGGATTTGGAAACTTTCATTCACCGTTTGTGCCCATAGTTTTGACTTCCCTGTTATATCTGATTGCAGTGTTCAACGCTTGTAAAACCTCTCATTTAACTCAAAATGTTGCTTATCGCTATTCCGGCAAATCGGCAGTTCCTGAATTAAAAGTTAAAACTCATTTTATATCTGAAGATTCGGTCAAAATTTATTTGGGCTTAAGTACCTCAGAAATTAATTTTGATACGGCAGGGCTTGCATATTTTAGTATATTATTTCGATTATATGAAAATGAGAACGGGAAGCCCAATCTTTTAAGAGATAGTTTGCAAATCTTAACCGTAGCATCATTCAACAATACTCCGACCACCATTTTTGAAGTCAATATTGCAGCCCCAAGCCAGAGGAATTACTTTTTAACCGTTTATCTTGTTGAAGAGAATACCAGAAAAGGATATAAAGGTCAAACCGGAATATGGCGAAATCGTCCTGAAAACAAACAAGATGAGCAAAATTACTTCATAAAAAACGCAAATCAGGATGAGGTTATGTTTTCAAATATTACCAAAATCAATACTCCTCTAAGATTGTTTTATAAAAACAAAACCTATTCACATTTTACAATCTATTACTACAAGCCCATAAAAAACATGGCACTTCCCCCCTATTCTACCCTTCAGGAAGTGCCAATTCACTTAAAACCCGACAGCATATTTTTTACAACTGCTTTTCTTAATCCCAATCAGGAAGGGCTTTACTATATTCAGGCAGATACAAACCGGTTGTCGGGCTTATCCATTCTTTGCGTTGATTCTTCTTTTCCTAAAATTACCACAGCTTCCGACCTGATCGAATCTTTGCGCTATATTACCAGGAATGAAGAATATGAACAAATGATGAAAGCAACAAATCCTAAGGCTGCCGTTGATGAATTTTGGCTGACAAGAGCCGGAAGCCCTAATCGTGGCAAAGTTTTGATTAAAGAGTTTTATAGCCGGGTACAGCGGGCAAATGTTTTTTTTACAACTTATAAAGAAGGCTGGAAAACGGACAGAGGAATTATCTATATTATTTACGGTCAGCCGGATATTGTTAATATATTTCCGGATTCTGAAAATTGGACGTATTATCCCAAAGGAAATCAATCAAAACTTCAGTTTCAGTTTGTCAGAGAGGAGTTGCCTTTTACCATTCATCATTATCGCCTTATTAAAAACCCCGATTACGAAATGAGTTGGCAAAACGCAGTGTATGAATGGCGCAATGGGTTTATTAACAATTTAACAGAGTAA